The window TATTGGTTACTTTTTGGTATATCCTAATCTGTCCAAATACAAAGCCGCGAAATGCAAAAAAGCCTCAAGAGAAGTTGAATACTATTCCGGGCACAATTACCTGATCGAAATCTCGGGTGAAATGTGGGATATGCTTGATCAGAAAACCCGCGAGATGGTCGTTTTTCATCAGCTTCTGCATGTAGATCCAGTATACAAAGCCAAGAACCAAGAGTGGAAGATGAAGGTTCGCAAACCCGACTTCTCAGACTTTTATGAGATTAACGATAAGTACGGCAATGAATGGTATAAAACCGTGCAGGCAACGGTATCATCACTTTATGACTTGGATCCTAAAAGAGAAAGTAAAGTGAACTTATAGCTACCACACTTTCTATCTATTTGTATAAAGGGATATGGTTCAAACCCCATATCCCTTTTATTGTTTTTAATAGATCCAATTAATTTGCATTGAACGTTTTATTGTTAAATAAAATTACATTGGGTAAAAGTAGGGATAATTAATTTCAAAAAGCTTACTTAACGTCTGTTTTAATGAGCTTACGAAATCAAGATTCTAAAGAGTCATCACAAAGAGAAGGCATTAAAAAGTATTTCGACGTTCATAATCCCGTCTTTTGGCCGTCGGTTGTGCTTATTTTCTCCATGATTGTTACAACCTTAGTCATGGGGGAGCAAGCAGAAACGATGTTCAGTGCCGCCCAAAGTTATATTTCTAATAATTTTGGATGGTTGTTTATCCTGTCGGTAAATACGTTCCTCATTTTTTCCCTGGTTATCGCCTTTAGTCGATTTGGTAATATTCGCTTGGGTGGAGCCGATGCTAAG of the Fodinibius sp. Rm-B-1B1-1 genome contains:
- a CDS encoding putative metallopeptidase; translation: MKDNDFLKPGDTVAHSNKQLMESPEVAKIAETVIERESLDFGPASIGYFLVYPNLSKYKAAKCKKASREVEYYSGHNYLIEISGEMWDMLDQKTREMVVFHQLLHVDPVYKAKNQEWKMKVRKPDFSDFYEINDKYGNEWYKTVQATVSSLYDLDPKRESKVNL